From a single Nicotiana tomentosiformis chromosome 2, ASM39032v3, whole genome shotgun sequence genomic region:
- the LOC138905474 gene encoding uncharacterized protein, producing the protein MANNELENIVVGDVDVEDDQLDEGLQLPNNQRDDHSTAQAPGHATAEYQTPSALPVSGSQPVVTAIPEPRPAATGTDCNMRILESHGMDFTTFQLEGWARRWWQSYLLGRPTGSPPMTWDLFTCLFFDRYIPPSQREELRFQFEQLQQGQMSVNDYEARFSELSRHAFMILPTDAERV; encoded by the exons ATGGCAAACAACGAGCTAGAAAACATAGTTGtgggggatgtggatgttgaggatgatcaattggatgag ggcttgcaacttccaaataaccaacgtgatgatcactctaccgctcaggctccagggcatgcaactGCCGAGTATCAGACCCCGAGCGCACTACCCGTGAGTGGATCTCAGCCAGTTGtaacagctatacctgagcccagaccagctgcgaccG ggacagactgcaacatgaggatattggagtcccatgggatggattttactacctttcagctggagggctgggcccgtagatggtggcagtcctatcttcttggtAGACCAACGGGTtcccctcccatgacttgggatctgTTCACATGCCTCTTCTTcgatagatatattccaccctctcagagggaagagttgcggtttcagtttgagcagctccagcagggtcagatgtcagtgaacgactatgaggcgagattctctgagttgtctcgccatgcatttatgatacttcctaccgatgcGGAGAGAGTGTAG